The following are encoded together in the Deltaproteobacteria bacterium genome:
- a CDS encoding ABC transporter ATP-binding protein, with protein sequence MLEVRGIHTYYGRSHILFDVSLALRKGEIVGLLGRNGAGKTTTMKSVCGMLRPVEGMVVFEGEDVTGRKPFELVRRGICYVPDDRRIFADLSVEDNLGIVHRGAGEWDLSRVYDLFPPLTEIRTRRAGVLSGGEKAMLAIGRALMSSPRLLLLDEPTEGLAPLIVRSLEGQIRKLKEAGISILLSEQNLKSSLRLIDRAYIIDNGRIRYHGTVAELRDNEEIKRMHLTI encoded by the coding sequence ATGCTGGAGGTCCGGGGGATCCACACCTACTACGGCCGGAGCCACATCCTCTTCGACGTGTCCCTCGCGCTCCGGAAGGGGGAGATCGTCGGGCTGCTGGGGAGGAACGGCGCCGGCAAGACCACCACGATGAAGAGCGTCTGCGGGATGCTCCGCCCGGTAGAGGGGATGGTCGTCTTCGAGGGGGAGGACGTGACCGGCCGGAAGCCGTTCGAGCTCGTCCGGCGCGGAATCTGCTACGTGCCCGACGACCGCCGGATCTTCGCCGACCTCTCCGTCGAGGACAACCTCGGAATCGTGCACCGCGGGGCCGGCGAGTGGGACCTCTCCCGCGTGTACGACCTTTTCCCGCCGCTCACGGAGATCCGGACGCGGCGGGCCGGGGTCTTAAGCGGCGGGGAGAAAGCGATGCTGGCGATCGGGAGGGCGCTGATGAGCTCCCCGAGGCTCCTCCTCCTCGACGAGCCGACCGAGGGGCTCGCGCCGCTGATCGTCCGGTCGCTGGAAGGGCAGATCCGGAAGCTCAAGGAGGCGGGGATCAGCATTCTTCTGTCCGAGCAGAACCTGAAATCGTCGCTGCGGCTCATCGACCGCGCCTACATCATCGACAACGGGCGGATCCGGTACCACGGGACGGTCGCGGAACTCCGGGACAACGAGGAGATCAAGCGGATGCACCTCACGATATGA